A portion of the Thunnus albacares chromosome 23, fThuAlb1.1, whole genome shotgun sequence genome contains these proteins:
- the slc25a3a gene encoding solute carrier family 25 member 3a isoform X2 → MYPTALTQLARANPFSAPLFTLQKVDEPQQSLNNGQRTRRLAAAATAQDDFSCEFGSSKYYALCGFGGILSCGLTHTAVVPLDLVKCRLQVNPDKYKSIGNGFSVTVREDGVRGLAKGWAPTFIGYSMQGLCKFGFYEVFKIFYSDLLGEENTYLWRTSLYLAASASAEFFADIALAPMEACKVRIQTQPGYANTLRECAPKMFAEEGLWAFYKGVVPLWMRQIPYTMMKFACFERTVEMLYKYVVPKPRSECSKAEQLVVTFVAGYIAGVFCAIVSHPADSVVSVLNKEKGSTAVGVLKKLGPKGVWKGLVARIIMIGTLTALQWFIYDSVKVYFRLPRPPPPEMPESLKKKLGLTE, encoded by the exons ATGTACCCGACTGCTTTGACGCAGCTGGCCCGGGCCAACCCGTTCAGCGCTCCCCTTTTCACCCTCCAGAAAGTGGACGAACCCCAGCAGAGCCTCAATAATGGACAGAGGACCCGCAGACTGGCAGCAGCCGCCACTGCACAAG ACGATTTCAGCTGTGAGTTTGGCTCCTCAAAGTACTATGCCCTGTGTGGCTTTGGGGGTATCCTGAGCTGcggcctcacacacacagcagtggtACCCCTCGACCTTGTCAAGTGCCGTCTGCAG GTGAACCCAGATAAATACAAGAGCATTGGCAACGGTTTCTCAGTGACAGTGAGGGAAGATGGAGTCAGAGGTCTGGCAAAGGGCTGGGCTCCCACCTTCATCGGCTACTCCATGCAGGGACTGTGCAAGTTTGGCTTCTATGAAGTGTTCAAGATCTTCTACAGTGACTTGCTGGGAGAG GAGAACACCTACCTGTGGAGGACATCGCTGTACTTGGCAGCCTCAGCCAGTGCAGAGTTCTTTGCTGACATCGCTCTGGCTCCCATGGAGGCTTGCAAAGTTCGTATCCAGACCCAGCCCGGCTACGCCAACACCCTCAGAGAGTGTGCCCCCAAGATGTTTGCAGAGGAGGGGCTCTGGGC tTTCTATAAGGGTGTGGTACCACTGTGGATGAGACAGATCCCCTACACCATGATGAAGTTTGCCTGCTTTGAGCGCACCGTTGAGATGCTCTACAAGTATGTTGTTCCTAAGCCCCGCAGTGAGTGCAGCAAAGCCGAGCAGCTGGTGGTCACCTTCGTGGCTGGTTACATTG CTGGTGTGTTCTGTGCCATCGTGTCCCACCCTGCTGACTCTGTGGTGTCTGTGCTGAACAAGGAGAAGGGCAGCACCGCTGTCGGTGTCCTCAAGAAGCTGGGACCCAAAG GTGTGTGGAAGGGTCTGGTTGCCCGTATCATCATGATCGGTACTCTGACCGCCCTGCAGTGGTTCATCTATGACTCAGTCAAGGTCTACTTCCGCCTgccccgcccccctcccccTGAGATGCCAGAGTCTCTGAAGAAGAAGCTCGGCCTCACAGAGTAA
- the slc25a3a gene encoding solute carrier family 25 member 3a isoform X1, whose translation MYPTALTQLARANPFSAPLFTLQKVDEPQQSLNNGQRTRRLAAAATAQEGDSCEFGSQKYFILCGFGGILSCGTTHTAVVPLDLVKCRMQVNPDKYKSIGNGFSVTVREDGVRGLAKGWAPTFIGYSMQGLCKFGFYEVFKIFYSDLLGEENTYLWRTSLYLAASASAEFFADIALAPMEACKVRIQTQPGYANTLRECAPKMFAEEGLWAFYKGVVPLWMRQIPYTMMKFACFERTVEMLYKYVVPKPRSECSKAEQLVVTFVAGYIAGVFCAIVSHPADSVVSVLNKEKGSTAVGVLKKLGPKGVWKGLVARIIMIGTLTALQWFIYDSVKVYFRLPRPPPPEMPESLKKKLGLTE comes from the exons ATGTACCCGACTGCTTTGACGCAGCTGGCCCGGGCCAACCCGTTCAGCGCTCCCCTTTTCACCCTCCAGAAAGTGGACGAACCCCAGCAGAGCCTCAATAATGGACAGAGGACCCGCAGACTGGCAGCAGCCGCCACTGCACAAG AGGGAGACAGTTGTGAGTTCGGCTCTCAGAAGTATTTCATCCTGTGTGGCTTTGGTGGGATTCTGAGCTGTggcaccacacacacagctgtcgTTCCCCTCGACTTGGTcaaatgcagaatgcag GTGAACCCAGATAAATACAAGAGCATTGGCAACGGTTTCTCAGTGACAGTGAGGGAAGATGGAGTCAGAGGTCTGGCAAAGGGCTGGGCTCCCACCTTCATCGGCTACTCCATGCAGGGACTGTGCAAGTTTGGCTTCTATGAAGTGTTCAAGATCTTCTACAGTGACTTGCTGGGAGAG GAGAACACCTACCTGTGGAGGACATCGCTGTACTTGGCAGCCTCAGCCAGTGCAGAGTTCTTTGCTGACATCGCTCTGGCTCCCATGGAGGCTTGCAAAGTTCGTATCCAGACCCAGCCCGGCTACGCCAACACCCTCAGAGAGTGTGCCCCCAAGATGTTTGCAGAGGAGGGGCTCTGGGC tTTCTATAAGGGTGTGGTACCACTGTGGATGAGACAGATCCCCTACACCATGATGAAGTTTGCCTGCTTTGAGCGCACCGTTGAGATGCTCTACAAGTATGTTGTTCCTAAGCCCCGCAGTGAGTGCAGCAAAGCCGAGCAGCTGGTGGTCACCTTCGTGGCTGGTTACATTG CTGGTGTGTTCTGTGCCATCGTGTCCCACCCTGCTGACTCTGTGGTGTCTGTGCTGAACAAGGAGAAGGGCAGCACCGCTGTCGGTGTCCTCAAGAAGCTGGGACCCAAAG GTGTGTGGAAGGGTCTGGTTGCCCGTATCATCATGATCGGTACTCTGACCGCCCTGCAGTGGTTCATCTATGACTCAGTCAAGGTCTACTTCCGCCTgccccgcccccctcccccTGAGATGCCAGAGTCTCTGAAGAAGAAGCTCGGCCTCACAGAGTAA